The proteins below are encoded in one region of Asticcacaulis excentricus CB 48:
- a CDS encoding CoA-acylating methylmalonate-semialdehyde dehydrogenase, whose product MRHISHFIGGQAVAGVSGRVGEVFDPNTGRVQAKVDLGTSEELAQAVAVAKVAQAGWAALNPQRRARVMFEFKRLLERDMDALAHLLASEHGKVISDAKGDIQRGLEVVEFVCGIPHLLKGEYTEGAGPGIDVFSMRQPLGVVAGITPFNFPAMIPMWMFAPALATGNAFILKPSERDPSVPVRLAELLLEAGLPEGVLNVVNGDKVVVDAILDHPDIRAVSFVGSSDIAQYVYGRGSQNGKRMQCMGGAKNHGIVLPDADLDQAVADIMGAAYGSAGERCMALPVVVPVGEETAERLRPKLLAAAEGLRVGVSTDAEAHYGPVVSAAHKARIEHYIQMGVDEGAELVLDGRGFKLQGHEEGFFLAPSLFDHVTPAMQTYQDEIFGPVLQIVRAKTLEEAIRLPSQHPYGNGVAIFTRNGDAAREFASQVEVGMVGINVPIPVPVAYHSFGGWKRSGFGDLNQYGMDGVRFYTRTKTVTQRWPQGGVVRDQSFVIPTMA is encoded by the coding sequence ATGCGACATATCTCACACTTTATCGGCGGGCAGGCGGTAGCGGGGGTGTCGGGCCGGGTCGGTGAGGTGTTCGATCCGAATACCGGCCGGGTTCAGGCGAAGGTCGATCTGGGCACCTCGGAGGAGCTGGCTCAGGCCGTAGCGGTGGCGAAGGTGGCGCAGGCGGGTTGGGCCGCGCTTAATCCGCAGCGCCGCGCGCGGGTGATGTTTGAGTTCAAACGCTTGCTGGAACGTGACATGGACGCGCTGGCGCATCTTCTGGCATCCGAGCATGGCAAGGTCATTTCCGATGCGAAGGGCGATATTCAGCGTGGGCTGGAGGTCGTTGAGTTCGTCTGCGGCATCCCGCATCTGCTGAAAGGCGAATATACAGAAGGCGCCGGGCCTGGCATTGACGTCTTTTCGATGCGTCAGCCACTGGGGGTCGTGGCCGGCATCACGCCATTCAACTTCCCGGCCATGATCCCCATGTGGATGTTCGCACCGGCGCTGGCCACCGGCAATGCCTTCATCCTCAAGCCGTCCGAGCGTGACCCTTCCGTCCCCGTGCGGCTGGCGGAGCTGCTGCTGGAGGCTGGTCTGCCCGAAGGCGTGCTCAATGTCGTGAACGGCGACAAGGTGGTGGTTGATGCCATACTTGATCACCCCGATATCCGCGCCGTGAGCTTCGTCGGCTCGTCTGACATCGCGCAATACGTCTATGGTCGCGGGTCGCAAAACGGCAAGCGGATGCAGTGCATGGGCGGCGCAAAGAACCACGGCATCGTCCTGCCTGATGCCGATCTCGATCAGGCGGTGGCCGATATAATGGGGGCCGCCTATGGCTCTGCCGGCGAACGTTGCATGGCGCTGCCTGTGGTGGTGCCGGTGGGCGAAGAGACGGCGGAGCGTCTGCGGCCGAAGCTTCTGGCGGCGGCCGAAGGCTTGCGCGTCGGTGTCTCGACCGATGCCGAGGCCCACTATGGCCCGGTCGTGTCGGCGGCGCACAAGGCGCGCATCGAACACTATATCCAGATGGGCGTCGATGAGGGCGCTGAACTTGTGCTCGACGGGCGCGGCTTTAAACTTCAGGGGCATGAGGAGGGCTTCTTCCTGGCCCCCAGCCTGTTCGATCACGTGACCCCCGCCATGCAGACCTATCAGGACGAAATCTTCGGTCCGGTGCTGCAAATCGTGCGGGCCAAGACTTTGGAAGAAGCCATCCGCCTGCCGTCGCAACACCCGTATGGCAATGGCGTGGCTATCTTCACGCGCAACGGCGACGCGGCGCGCGAATTCGCCTCACAGGTTGAGGTCGGCATGGTCGGCATCAATGTCCCCATCCCCGTCCCAGTGGCCTATCACAGCTTCGGCGGCTGGAAGCGCTCCGGTTTCGGCGACCTCAACCAATATGGCATGGATGGCGTGCGTTTCTATACCCGCACCAAAACCGTTACACAAAGATGGCCGCAAGGCGGGGTTGTACGCGACCAAAGCTTTGTTATCCCAACGATGGCGTAG